A stretch of the Calypte anna isolate BGI_N300 chromosome 5, bCalAnn1_v1.p, whole genome shotgun sequence genome encodes the following:
- the FGF4 gene encoding fibroblast growth factor 4: MPFPAALLPALLLGLLWPGVVRGRSPPGHLPAGPRQRRWDAALFARSVARLPAERRDTARDGDYLLGIKRLRRLYCNVGIGFHIQVLPDGRIEGIHSENRYSLLEISPVERGVVSIFGVRSGLFVAMNSKGKLYGSTHFNDECKFKEILLPNNYNAYESRIYPGMYIALSKNGRTKKGNKVSPTMTVTHFLPRI, encoded by the exons ATGCCTTTCCCCGCCGCGCTGCTCCCGGcgctgctcctggggctgctgtggcCGGGGGTTGTACGTGGCCGGTCCCCCCCGGGTCACCTCCCCGCCGGGCCCCGCCAGCGCCGTTGGGACGCGGCACTTTTCGCCCGCTCCGTCGCTCGCCTCCCGGCCGAGCGCCGCGACACCGCCCGCGACGGCGACTACCTCCTGGGTATCAAACGCCTGCGGCGCCTCTATTGCAACGTGGGCATCGGTTTCCACATCCAGGTCCTGCCCGACGGCCGCATCGAAGGGATCCACAGCGAGAATCGATACA GTTTGCTGGAAATCTCCCCCGTGGAAAGAGGAGTGGTGAGCATATTTGGTGTTAGAAGTGGACTCTTTGTGGCCATGAATAGCAAAGGCAAACTCTATGGATCT acCCATTTCAATGACGAGTGCAAATTCAAAGAGATTCTCCTGCCAAACAACTACAATGCTTATGAATCCAGGATTTATCCCGGGATGTACATAGCCCTGAGCAAAAATGGAAGAACAAAGAAAGGCAATAAAGTATCTCCCACAATGACAGTGACACACTTTCTTCCTAGAATCTGA